The window ATCAGCAGAAGAATACTAGGGTCATATACGACATAAAGCAGTCACGAGTTGGATTTGCAAAAGAAACATGCAACTTCTGAGTTTTCTTGCAGATAAGACAAAGTTATGTCCTAAAATTTATCCTCTCAAAAGCAAGCCAATAGCGGTCGGAGCCACCGGGTTAGTTGCGTGTTTGGTTGAACCTATAACTTTTGTTCAAACCCTAAATTTGTATTAAAAAATCCAATGAATTTATATTAAGGATTATAATCCTGAACTCATAAGGTTCAAATCCTAGCTCCGCATGTAGCCAATAGTGTGACTCGTTGGCAATGAAATTTTAAGAGGACTATTTTTCTGAATATAAAGAAAAAGTAGAGCTTCATCCTTAGGGGATTAGATATTAATTATGAGTGCAAATTGTTTATTATCAAGACTGTTGAAATGTGATATATCTCATAAGCTTCTGGAAATCAACCTCATTATATATTGGGCCCTATATAATGTCCATTCTTCTGAACATGAAAACAATATATTAGACAAGATTTTACAAAGTAAAGTTCAGACTTGCTTTGAAGCTTGTCCTAATATAAACAGTTTTTAAAATTGCCTCGATATATGCAACTGCAAtttaaatattttcctttaagtAAATGTTATAACTCATATAATATGGTTTTTATAATTATCATTTTTGTTGCCAAGACATCTTTATAGTGTACAATAGTAGTACTACACTGTACAAACCGACTGACAAAaagattattttttaaatcatttagAATAGTTTGAGGCTTAATCATCTTGTAAGGATTCAACTATAGTTGCATGAGGGATGAAGTCACATGTTGGCATATTCTTTACAAGCGCATAAAAACATGCATTAGGCCCACATAAGAATGTCTTGATAACCGAGCCAGTTGTCCTTTCCTTCTTTGGTTCTATGAGTCATGGCTAAAAATGGGTAAAAGGAAATGGTTATACACtcatattatctattaaaaaataaattggataatgaattttttaaaacgAGTTGAATATGGATAGgaatcatattatccacttaaaaaataattataaaaaatgattaACCAAATAGATAAGCAATAgataactaatgtgtttaacttttacatttgtaaagcctcaaattgggggttcctcaagtttgagaGACTAAAAATTCCCCCATAAgtaatcatattcaagaagtcatggataatatggatatccatattatccgccggataACCCGTTTTTTATCTGTCTCAAATACAGATCGGGTCGGAtaattttttcgattttttttttttgaattacttGTTTTTGACCAGCGAATATCCGACCCAACCcgcccatttgccacccctaGCACTCATGGCCCTAGGGTGGTGTAGTTTTCCCCCTTTTAGACAAGATagatttagagcccgtttggattaacttattttaagtgcttttaagccaaaatGGCCATTTTGTAGTGTTTAGATAAAGTAAAAAGGTGATTTTAATAAGCCAAAAGCTAAAATTCCTAACGTATGACTTTTGgcttaaaagtcacttaaaaCAAGCTCATCCAAACGGACTCTTAGTGGTCAATCCCAATAGGCTTAAGATTGACCACTAAGTCTAAAAAAGAGGGCATCtgggtgcacaaagcatcccgctTTTATGCAGGGTTCGAGAAAAGACCGCATCCCAAGAGGGTATGATGTAGACAGCCTATCCCGATGCAAGCATAAGCCAAAACGCCCTTTTTTAGACTTAGTGGTCAATCTTAGCCCACCAGCCACAGAACGATTCCATTTGCTCCTCTCTATCACGGCAAGACCAGAGCCAACTGTACTATAGCACATTTCAATGTCTGAACAAGATTCCAAGAACTACAACTACTCGTACATATAATTTCACGAGGTCATTCTTTCTGAAGTATTATGGAGGAATACATCAAACGTAAGACTTGCCGGATGAATAACTATGGTCAGTCAGCTCAACTTCTTTTTACCAGAAAGCTGGTACATCCCATCTTGTATAATTTCTGTCATGCTGCATCAAAATTCAGCGGCATAGGAGAGAAAATAAGTTTCAAACTGGAGTACACTTTTCCAGTTTTGTGATTTGCACTCATGTATCGGCTAAATGCTGGTCAAGGCTGCTCACAAGAGAAGCCACTTCCATATTCTGATTTTCAACAATATCGTCACCCTTTTTACTCTTCAACATCTCAGTTGGTAGAATAGAAGCATTCGGATCACTGCTTGGTACTAGAAAAAGAATGCAAACTGGAAGGATTCTTAAACAGCTCCGGATCACTATCACTATCCAAAGGTTGTCAAATTGTGTCCTTGTAACATTGAAGGTATGAAGTAAGAGGCCTCCGCCCCAGGATGCTGTGAGCATACCAATATGATCGATTGACATTAGCAAAGCAAAAAAGGTTCCTTCAATGCCTGAGGGGCAAAGCTTTGAACTGAGTACAAGAAGAGGCATCCATTTGAGACGCCCGATCATATGAGAAAATGCTGCatcgcttacaacaacaacatagtCAGGGATACCAAATTTTAAGTTTACACGTGAAACCAATATTAAGTCTACCAGCCCTGAAGCACCATACAGTAACTGAGTCCAGAAAAGTACGCTACGGAAAGGATGGTTTTTAAAGGCATTCTGGTAAAGGAGAACACCAAGAAGAGAGCCCACCGCACCAACAGAAGAAATGGACCCTACCATCTCCTGCACAACCCATGGCAATTATATTCAGACGTCTTGTGTTAAGATAGTTTTCCAACTCGAAAAGAAAAGAATGACCAATTTTAAATAATGAGCAGGAAGTTAGGTCTTGAGTCATTTTCAAAGTTATCCACAATAGGTTGTAGAGATATAATTCAAATACCTTTGAAAAAGACGGTCCATCCTTTGCATCTGTATACCAGTAAAACATTCCCTCGTGAATATGAAAACTCAATGCAAGAGAAACGTACATGTATATACATGGCCTCCAAACACTCTGGCATTTCAGTGCCATCCACATAgctttaccagcatcagagaacTTTTGACTTACCTGTCTCAGAAACATACATATATGAGACAAATACGAAAGATAATAAGGATCCCTAAAGTGGCGAAGGCGACTTACCCGCTTATATGCAACGTTGGGTACATATGTTTCACGTGACATCATTCCTACCAAAATGACCAGACCAGCAGGGATGCTTAAAATTCCAAACACTCCCTGTCAGAGTTATCAGTAGACAAGAAAATATATCAGCGACATCAAAGCAGTGACTGGTATTGAAACAGTCAGCTAATCATGAAGCATGATGGTTATGATCTAAAAGTAACCTAAAGTAGCTTAAGTTACTGATATGATTCAGGAAGTAAGAAAATCTTATTGAGATAGTAATGCCCTAATTTTCATGTAATGAGCCTCAGGCTTGACAAAATGATTTGATCAATTCGcaaacctcaaccaaaagcagaAAGAATACTActtccagaaaaaaaaaaaagatagcaaATAACTCAATCAACAAACCTTGGATCCAATTAGATGAACCAAAAAACCACTGATTCCGAACCCTATCAGTTGCCCCACTGAAGAGCTCAGACcacacaagctttgcatgtcacTGGCAAGAGAAGGATGGCTTATGCTGTTCTCTGTCACACATGCATCAATAGTCACATCTGCTATTGCCACTCCCGCACTGCCAGCCATTAGGCACAACAAAGCAAATGCAAGGTGTAAGTTCTGGTTGATTGACAGACTAAGCATGGCGACAACACCAATGAAACCTAAAGAACAAAGGGAGGTAAGTCAAAAGAATGATTTTTTATTTGCAACGTCAATTACACGGCAGCTGGAAGTTGGAGACTACTGAATGCAACAGATTGTTAAACAAGCTACATCAAATTAATCCATTTGTTAAAGTTTTCATAATACCAGCtggaaaaaaaacatgaaaaggcACAAAGGATAGTTTTCTTTTGATTCCCCATATATGACAAAAAGAGTAGATGTGGTTCTTTGTGCTTATCAATTTCATCCTTCACACTTGGCTTTACATAATTTGACCATAGAGCAACTAGATCAGCCCACTTGAGTGTTTCCCTCCATGCTTTGGAGACTTCACAAAATTTAGTTTTCCCCATTCTCCACTGAATGTTAAGAGGCCCTATTTTGCAGGAGATAAGTTATCGAACATACAACAATTTCAAAAAAGCAATTAACTCATTACTCACACATGATGTAACTGAAATTCATACTAGCAAAATAGATGCGAAAATAGAAACCGCAATTAGAGAATTCAATATTGTCAGAACTCACTTTCGATTGCGGTGACAGTCTAGCACCTCAGCTGATTTGACAGAAAATAAAGATTTTGGAActttatttctctcttttctatGGTAGACTTTCTTATATTAAATGGCCGTGACAAGAttttgcatattttcatgtgttcaAGGCCATGTTTTGTGGAATGTAATGGCTAATGAAGTCTGTTTATGTCCCCACAAGCATATAAGCACCCAGATATGAACTTATATCCCCGCACTTTGTGTTTGGCgcatatattaatttgttagttGCAAATGTGATGGAAGGGTGGCATTACCCTCATACAAAACCAAAAACTAAGTGAAGGTGTTGCCAAATATGAACAACTAAACCCCATTTTCACAAATCAATTAAGCAGAAAGTGAGTAGAAGAAAGAGAGGAGAATAACTCTTGACAAAAAAGAACTGATATCCTTTGCTCCATGAGCCACTGACTTTTCTCCCCCTTTCTGGTGTTAGCGTTTTTCTTTTCGTCACTATATAACTGTTCGACCACCAAAATATTATCGTAGTTACTATGATGCACTAACCTCCGGTCTTTGCGAGTTCGGCTCATTTCTATCCATAGGTGATACAAGTAGCGGACTGGTATAGCAAATTTTAGCAATCCATGTTGCGATCCTTTTGTTTTAAAATGTAATACCAATTCTTGTTTCTAAATTCAACTTGGATTAAGAAAAATGTGAACCCAATTTTCTTTCTTAATAATATCCTGTATTAAGCCTTCCAAATTCTCTATATCTTAATATATATTAATCTATGATGTAAAGAAGCTACACATACAGAATTTACATTTTAGGTCAGTCTGCAAAtagcaaactcattctggacccGCGAACCATAGCAAGTTACATATTCAGTATGTCTTCTTTCAATCTCATCCTCCTTCCTCCCCTATGCCTTCCTCACTATCATATCTATTGctttccctttttttaaaaaaaaaatacagaaaaggTCTTCCCCGGTATTCTTCATTAAGAAAGAAGGCCTTCAGATGTACTCTAAACTATTCTTATCATTTTCATCCCAGAGAACAGATGACTTGGACAAATAATCTTATTTTTTGAACTACACAACTGCCATGAGCAAGTTCCTTAAAACTAGAACCAGTCTGACCTCAGTGAGAGAGCAATGATTCTAGCATTCAAAATTTTAGGGGCCTCCCTTGAGCTGGACTACAAAAGAACAGGAAAGCAAATAATCTTCTTACTGATCCTTTTGAATTCCTTGAACAAACACTGGTGCCTCTATCTCCCAATGTTTCTCTAATTAACGagaaaatcaccatatgaacgtAAGAAGAATTGTCACAATGTCACTATTGGAATAACACATAAATATTCTTCCATCTCCCAGTAACATCATATTGTTAGATACCAAAGGCTCATTACTGCCATGGTTTCCAGAAATGGACCAGCTTCTAAAGACCAACGGTTACTATTGTACAGCTAGTATGAACAACTCATATCATCAAAATGATGGCAGTTTGGGACAAGATTGGAGCTCCTTGGTGTATCACAGGGAGGAAATTTAAAAATGAAAACCAAGGATTAGTCAACTCATATTTGTAATGAAGATTAATAGCTTAATAAACGATTCAGATCTCAAATAAAGCTTTACAGCCATAAGAAACCCCAAGCACACTAGGAATTTCAGTTGTTCCTCACGCTTGATCTTAATTTGATGCCGTTGCTTATGCTTAATGGTGATTCAAATTTCAATGCCATCATATTGTCATTACTTTACAAAGGATAAAAACATAGTTGAATTCTGAAACAAGAAACAGAACTAAGAAAAACATGTGGTTTTTAATTGATTTAGAAGCTTTCTAAGCAAACAAACCCAAGTGCTCACAGCTTACTTGAAAAAGGGAATGAGAAAAAAAGGATTGCATGGTCAAAATTTAAGATTAATTTTAACAAACATGTAACAAAGAacagaaaaatatatatagaaaCATAACTAAAGTCATTAAAGCTAGCAGGCAGCAGCTAATGTATTGAAGTAAACTAATCATACTAGCCGTTAATTCAATTTGCAAATGATGAACTTACCACCAAGCATGAAATACGGTCGTCTCCGGTATCCTAAAATAGGAAGAGTGTCAGTTAAAAGACCCCAAAGAGGCTTAACAACCCAAGGCAATTGaataattccaaaataaatttgggctTCAGATGGCTGTAACTTCTGTTCATCTTTCATATAATACTGTGTACTAATCTTGCTCAAACCTAAACTCATTCCCTGATTTATTCCATACACAATTACCACAGCTGACACGAAGCTCCAGTGCAGCTCCTCACTTAACTTTCCTAACCAATAAAATGGCCTTAAAATCAGACCCAAGATTCTGTTTTTTGTCTTCTTCTCTCTCTGAAGTTGGCCATCAAGTAAAAGCGTACCTTCTTGGCCCATTATTCAATTGGTTTCGATAAGAGATAAACCAGATCTGAAAAGTTATTTCTGCATTAGATGATTTGAGTTCGATCAAAGGAGCTTTTAGAATTCGAGAAACATAATGATGGACTGAATCGACGTGTGAAATGGGTAACGGAAAACTGGTAAAGTCAAGTAAACAGCGCGACGTcgacgaggaagaagaaaatcgCGTAACCAAATCGATGTGTTGACTTGAATGACGAGTTTTGGACCAAAACAATCCTAAATTATACTCTCTCAAACTTAAATTTCATCCTTTAAATATTTATATGAACACAAAACATCCTAAAGTTTAATACAATGAGCAAAATACATCCTACCGTTGGTCAATGTTTGAAAACTAACGGCAAACAAAACCTTTTTCCCCCAGTACATGTTATTTACAGATTATCCGTTTCCAGTATTCTAACgttaaaagttagaaaatggcCAATCTAGCCCATACTGGTCGAGCCACCGTGAACTTAGGCGTCTGATCCAGCCATGAAATTTTCGTCGATTGTCCTTTTTTTataagttatttaattaattgttcTCTTTTTATTTATCTTGCAACTGGTAGCCCTTAGATTACGGCCTAAAGATTTGTTTtgagaaaattaaaaatcttataaAAAATGTTAGACTATGATCTAAAATTTTATAAGTTATTAAAAATGTTGACCACAATCTAATATTTTGTAAGCAAACTGAATATTATATAAGCAAATTATGGACCTGAGTGTAACATTGTACGGAAGGGATGATTTTTTAAGGGCTATAATTGCacaattttttaaaataaggATAAAATATGAACATTGGCCTAAAAATTGGACATTTGCGCAAACCAGCCGAACCAGTCAGGTAGAGGTCATGCACATAAGTTGGTCTCAATCATCGAGTAAAAATTGCATGctgccctatttggtcgcccaaTTTAACTTGTACCTATTTGGTCGTCTCATTTAACTTGTACCAACAACTTCAGGCTTTTTCtccttttacttcttcttcttttttcttcttcttttttttttttcttctttttcgggTAACAGTGCTTTTATATGATATTTGTGAACATATTTGAAGATAGTTTATGTGTTTTACACTAGTGAGTTATTGTGgcactttattttttattattgcttaggatttcttcttcttctttttcttaattgcaaaattggctcgttagatttattgttgttttgacaaattgatgattggggtttgttcttgatgatatttggaggttatgttgcaaatttgagctcatttggagtagatttaggtattaaatcgtatattcgattgttaaaatttaaataacaaattTATGTTTCTAAACAATTTACACTTCATACCTATTTGgcttaagtgcatgaaaacgtTGGTTGCACTACAGACAtcttggccttaagtgcatctgaattgcaaattttcacttcagacttgttggccttaagtgtaggaaaACATTTGTTACACTTCAGACCTTTTTGCGTTACGTGCATCTAAAGTACAATTTTTCACTTCACACTTATTGAttttaagtgcatgaaaccattggttggacttcagacctatttggccttaagtgcatttaAAGTGTAATTTTTTACTTCAAACTTATTTGGCCTTAAGATTAAAAAATATTTGTTGGACTTCACACATTTTAGcattaagtgcatctgaagtgcaactTTTCACTTCGggcttattggccttaagtgcatggaATCATTGGTTGTatttcagacctatttggccctAAGTGCATCTAAAGTGTAATTTTTTAACTTCATACTAATTTTTTTAAacttctgtaatgacccgacttgtcgatTTGAGTTATTACTCTCTTTTCTACTATtcgaagtcttgaatagcttcatatgatgtattacgacttgtatgcaaaatttgaggtcaatcggacttgatttgctatattttcgacatcgattcttcaagaatacgcGGTATCACAtcaagcaaatgagctccaaattcggTTTTGATTGAAGAATTATATCGGTATTaaaattttggagccatagcaaaaagaattatcgaattcggacatcgtatgagagagttatgccaaTTTCCGTGTCGAAAAAGATTTCCCGTTGCCGCGAGcggcccagggtagcgtggggcgctagctcTGGCACTAGGATGTTTAAGGGTACTGGAAATAGCGCCGCAGGCAGCGCCACACGCTACCTGTAACGCCCAAAACAGCTGAGACCCTATAAACGGGGGTTTTctactatttttgacaaaaatagagttggggagctcgatttgggcgattttcGGGCGATTTTCATGGGTaaacattgaggtaagtgttccttatcctatattgattatatttcacgatttcatactcatttatatcatgaatctgtgaatttatggaagaaaagtcagatttttgtaaaatcttccaaaaatgtaaaatgaagatttgaaggtcaatccgatatcggaatttgataaaattggtatgggtgaactcgtaattgaatgggtttgtcggattttgtgagttttgtcgga is drawn from Nicotiana tabacum cultivar K326 chromosome 22, ASM71507v2, whole genome shotgun sequence and contains these coding sequences:
- the LOC107814839 gene encoding putative folate-biopterin transporter 3, yielding MGQEGTLLLDGQLQREKKTKNRILGLILRPFYWLGKLSEELHWSFVSAVVIVYGINQGMSLGLSKISTQYYMKDEQKLQPSEAQIYFGIIQLPWVVKPLWGLLTDTLPILGYRRRPYFMLGGFIGVVAMLSLSINQNLHLAFALLCLMAGSAGVAIADVTIDACVTENSISHPSLASDMQSLCGLSSSVGQLIGFGISGFLVHLIGSKGVFGILSIPAGLVILVGMMSRETYVPNVAYKRVSQKFSDAGKAMWMALKCQSVWRPCIYMYVSLALSFHIHEGMFYWYTDAKDGPSFSKEMVGSISSVGAVGSLLGVLLYQNAFKNHPFRSVLFWTQLLYGASGLVDLILVSRVNLKFGIPDYVVVVSDAAFSHMIGRLKWMPLLVLSSKLCPSGIEGTFFALLMSIDHIGMLTASWGGGLLLHTFNVTRTQFDNLWIVIVIRSCLRILPVCILFLVPSSDPNASILPTEMLKSKKGDDIVENQNMEVASLVSSLDQHLADT